In Deltaproteobacteria bacterium, a single genomic region encodes these proteins:
- a CDS encoding endonuclease V, translated as MPFAIVDVDYHEAARRPGSAATAACLVVERWTDAAPFLTHVVEIPEVLPYAPGRFFERELPCILAVLAKVRERIDTVVIDGYVQLDTDGTAGLGAHLHAHEHGRFAVVGVAKNAYGDGSFARAVLRGGSKKPLYVTAMGVDVELAARRIEAMHGRHRIPTLLGWVDRLAAGDPPAWPA; from the coding sequence ATGCCGTTCGCGATCGTCGACGTCGACTACCACGAGGCCGCGCGGCGTCCGGGATCGGCCGCGACCGCGGCGTGCCTGGTGGTCGAGCGCTGGACCGATGCCGCGCCGTTCCTCACCCACGTCGTCGAGATTCCCGAGGTGCTGCCGTACGCTCCGGGCCGCTTCTTCGAGCGCGAGCTGCCGTGCATCCTGGCGGTGCTGGCGAAGGTCCGCGAGCGCATCGACACCGTCGTGATCGACGGCTACGTGCAGCTCGACACCGACGGCACCGCGGGCCTGGGCGCGCACCTGCACGCCCACGAGCACGGCCGCTTCGCGGTGGTCGGTGTGGCGAAGAACGCCTACGGCGACGGTAGCTTCGCGCGTGCGGTGCTGCGCGGTGGCAGCAAGAAGCCGCTGTACGTGACGGCGATGGGGGTCGATGTCGAGCTCGCGGCGCGGCGCATCGAAGCAATGCACGGGCGACACCGCATCCCCACGCTGCTCGGGTGGGTCGACCGCCTCGCAGCGGGTGATCCCCCGGCCTGGCCCGCGTAG
- a CDS encoding tetratricopeptide repeat protein, producing the protein MPSPRGIPRLRSPLLQASFAACVTLTLPACDVLGLESSDPTPAHASSPTATPTPEAPPTSSTSASAPPTTTTTTPPTPPTPPTPPLPSSEALLAEAKAAGDDRGRIEAVIAKLDVRLAATASADDQFLRAQLLDRLQRREDALAAAVATLALDSAHTGAHALAGLLAADLGREELALEHWTAAAHATPPDPGSAYNAGQYLQNHGRNEDALAMWKIAAAANPDDFDAVKKIVQAYNALGRYEEAELAKQDAKRIFAASTRPEVKRQNELVIEQLVVEGKSVMITETLAPEGDLYSHWTAILYGPDGKTRELTVQLESSAYGRETGVPFVIGINRGERHTTLGVTYSELPAYAEWRKFAVVKLASVISGR; encoded by the coding sequence ATGCCAAGTCCGCGCGGAATTCCCCGCCTCCGCTCCCCTCTCCTCCAGGCCTCGTTCGCCGCGTGCGTCACGCTCACCCTGCCCGCATGCGACGTGCTCGGTCTCGAGTCGAGCGACCCCACGCCAGCCCACGCGTCGAGCCCGACCGCTACACCCACACCCGAGGCACCCCCGACCTCGTCGACGTCTGCGAGCGCGCCCCCGACGACCACCACGACCACGCCCCCGACGCCCCCGACGCCCCCGACGCCCCCGCTGCCGAGCTCCGAGGCGCTGCTCGCCGAGGCCAAAGCTGCCGGTGACGATCGCGGGCGTATCGAGGCCGTGATCGCAAAGCTCGACGTCCGCCTCGCGGCGACGGCCTCCGCGGACGATCAGTTCCTGCGCGCCCAGCTGCTCGATCGCCTGCAGCGGCGCGAGGATGCGCTCGCAGCCGCAGTCGCCACGCTTGCGCTCGACTCGGCGCACACCGGCGCGCATGCGCTCGCGGGCCTGCTCGCCGCCGACCTGGGCCGCGAAGAGCTCGCACTCGAGCACTGGACCGCGGCGGCCCACGCCACGCCACCGGACCCCGGCTCGGCCTACAACGCCGGCCAGTACCTGCAGAACCACGGCCGCAACGAGGATGCGCTCGCGATGTGGAAGATCGCCGCGGCTGCGAACCCCGACGACTTCGACGCGGTCAAGAAGATCGTGCAGGCCTACAACGCGCTCGGCCGCTACGAGGAGGCAGAGCTCGCCAAGCAGGACGCGAAGCGGATCTTCGCCGCGTCGACCCGCCCCGAGGTGAAGCGGCAGAACGAACTCGTCATCGAGCAGCTCGTCGTCGAAGGAAAGTCGGTGATGATCACCGAAACGCTCGCACCGGAAGGCGATCTCTACTCCCACTGGACCGCGATCCTGTACGGCCCGGACGGCAAGACCCGCGAGCTCACCGTGCAGCTCGAGTCGAGCGCCTACGGCCGCGAGACCGGCGTTCCCTTCGTCATCGGCATCAACCGCGGCGAGCGCCACACGACGTTGGGCGTGACCTACTCCGAACTGCCCGCCTACGCCGAGTGGCGCAAGTTCGCGGTCGTGAAGCTCGCGTCCGTGATCAGCGGACGCTGA
- a CDS encoding iron-containing alcohol dehydrogenase: MKTLASPRGNSNYPTAYRIGCGRISELPAACSEWGWRSPMVVTDPGIVKLAWFDDLLKRLREQGLSPTVWHDVDPNPTQANVDAGVAAYRSGGHDGIVLVGGGSAMDAGKCIALLAHNEGGVFDYEDIGDNWKRADPDKIVRTIAVPTTAGTGSEVGRASVIVDPRDHGKKIIFHARMQPALVIADPELTFGLPPGLTAATGMDALAHCFEAYCAPGYHPFADGVALEGMRLIHENLIPAFQNGHDAVARTHMLAASAMGATAFQKGLGLVHALSHPLGGATGLHHGTANAIFLPYVMVFNRNQIEQRMERLARLLALPRPPGGDGFDGVMQWMLSLRAELGLPHTLQGQPGITPDLLRSLVPQALADPSMSGNPRPANAAEVEAVFLKSYAGDLGP, encoded by the coding sequence ATGAAGACCCTCGCCTCGCCCCGCGGCAACTCGAACTACCCCACCGCCTATCGCATCGGCTGCGGCCGCATCAGCGAGCTGCCCGCGGCCTGCTCCGAGTGGGGTTGGCGCTCGCCGATGGTCGTCACCGATCCCGGGATCGTGAAGCTGGCGTGGTTCGACGATCTGTTGAAGCGGTTGAGGGAGCAGGGCCTATCGCCGACGGTGTGGCACGACGTCGATCCCAACCCCACGCAGGCCAACGTCGACGCCGGCGTGGCGGCGTACCGCAGCGGCGGCCACGACGGCATCGTGTTGGTCGGCGGTGGCTCGGCGATGGACGCCGGCAAGTGCATCGCGCTGCTCGCCCACAACGAGGGCGGCGTGTTCGACTACGAAGACATCGGCGACAACTGGAAGCGCGCCGACCCCGACAAGATCGTGCGCACGATCGCCGTTCCGACCACCGCGGGCACCGGCTCCGAGGTCGGCCGCGCGTCGGTGATCGTCGACCCGCGTGATCACGGCAAGAAGATCATCTTCCATGCGCGCATGCAGCCCGCGCTGGTGATCGCCGACCCCGAGCTCACCTTCGGCCTGCCACCGGGGCTGACCGCGGCGACCGGCATGGATGCGCTCGCGCACTGCTTCGAGGCCTACTGCGCGCCGGGCTATCACCCCTTCGCCGACGGCGTCGCGCTCGAGGGCATGCGCCTCATCCACGAGAACCTCATCCCCGCATTCCAGAACGGCCACGACGCGGTCGCGCGCACCCACATGCTGGCGGCCTCGGCGATGGGCGCGACCGCGTTCCAGAAGGGACTCGGCCTCGTGCACGCGCTCTCGCACCCGCTGGGGGGCGCGACCGGCCTGCACCACGGCACCGCCAACGCGATCTTCCTGCCCTACGTGATGGTCTTCAATCGCAACCAGATCGAGCAGCGCATGGAACGACTCGCGCGCCTGCTCGCGCTGCCGCGCCCGCCGGGCGGCGATGGCTTCGACGGCGTGATGCAGTGGATGTTGTCGCTGCGTGCCGAGCTGGGGCTGCCGCACACACTGCAGGGCCAGCCCGGCATCACGCCGGACCTGCTGCGCTCGCTGGTGCCGCAGGCGCTGGCGGACCCGAGCATGTCCGGCAACCCGCGCCCGGCCAACGCGGCCGAGGTCGAGGCGGTGTTCCTGAAGTCCTACGCGGGGGATCTGGGCCCCTGA
- a CDS encoding IS1182 family transposase, with protein sequence MLWKVPTKLSAEEQRLVARMRKPSRFFVFLREIRAELFTPEFQEELARAYEPRGQEPVPPALLAMVVLLQAYTQTSDAAAVEEAEMNPRWQLVLGLLGEEKAPFGQGSLPRFRERMAAHDLDRRLLERTVELAKRTGGFGWQKLKAAFDSSPLRGRGRVADTWNLIGQAMGKLVSALAKIAAVEEDTIIAEARLTLLQGSSIKAALDIDWDDHDQRSEALQRLVGEAQALLDWARARAPDAMKEREVEQAAVLLERVLHQDTEPDPERPRRVRIRKGVAEDRVCSVGDPEMRHGRKTRSQAFNGYKRYIATSIDAPLVLAAEARPANQPEREAVPSLVDQVAPYGELDELFIDRGFLAHPEIAALDRDGVQVRCRPWREQNKHGRFGKSAFKIDLRRRLVTCPSGKQAEYSANTPTAYFGAETCDRCRLRARCTDAKAGRAIRIHPHESLHRKLEARRATEHGRQHLRARVVVEHRLARIGGLQSDRARYKGARKNTLDLRRHAAVANLIELQAALAA encoded by the coding sequence ATGCTGTGGAAGGTCCCTACGAAGCTGAGCGCCGAGGAGCAGCGGCTGGTGGCGCGCATGCGCAAGCCGAGCCGCTTCTTCGTGTTCCTGCGAGAGATCCGAGCCGAGCTGTTCACGCCGGAGTTCCAAGAGGAGCTCGCTCGGGCTTACGAGCCGCGCGGTCAAGAGCCCGTACCGCCGGCGCTGCTGGCGATGGTCGTGCTGTTGCAGGCGTACACCCAGACGAGCGACGCCGCTGCGGTCGAAGAAGCCGAGATGAATCCGCGCTGGCAGCTCGTGCTGGGGCTACTTGGCGAAGAGAAGGCTCCGTTCGGGCAGGGTAGTCTGCCGCGCTTCCGCGAGCGGATGGCCGCGCACGACCTCGACCGCAGATTGCTCGAGCGCACCGTCGAGCTCGCGAAGAGGACTGGCGGCTTCGGTTGGCAGAAGCTCAAGGCCGCGTTCGACTCATCGCCGCTGCGAGGTCGCGGCCGCGTCGCTGACACCTGGAACTTGATCGGACAGGCGATGGGTAAGCTCGTCAGTGCACTTGCGAAGATCGCTGCGGTCGAGGAGGACACGATCATCGCCGAAGCCAGGCTCACGCTGCTGCAGGGCAGCAGCATCAAGGCTGCACTGGACATCGACTGGGATGATCATGACCAGCGTAGTGAAGCGCTGCAACGACTCGTCGGTGAAGCACAAGCGCTGCTGGACTGGGCACGCGCCCGGGCTCCCGACGCGATGAAGGAGCGTGAGGTCGAGCAGGCCGCGGTTCTGCTCGAGCGCGTCCTCCACCAAGATACCGAGCCCGATCCCGAGCGACCGAGACGAGTACGGATCCGCAAGGGCGTCGCTGAAGACCGCGTCTGCTCCGTCGGCGACCCGGAGATGCGCCACGGCCGAAAAACCCGCTCACAGGCCTTCAACGGCTACAAGCGCTACATCGCGACTTCGATCGACGCGCCGCTCGTGCTCGCAGCCGAAGCGCGACCCGCCAACCAACCCGAACGCGAGGCTGTACCCTCACTCGTTGACCAAGTAGCGCCCTACGGCGAGCTCGACGAGCTCTTCATCGACCGCGGCTTTCTTGCACATCCCGAGATCGCCGCGCTCGATCGAGACGGTGTGCAAGTCCGTTGTCGTCCCTGGCGCGAGCAGAACAAGCATGGACGCTTCGGCAAGAGCGCCTTCAAGATCGACCTTCGCCGACGACTCGTGACTTGTCCGTCTGGCAAACAGGCCGAGTACTCCGCCAACACTCCCACCGCGTACTTCGGTGCCGAGACCTGCGATCGCTGTCGCCTACGAGCGCGATGCACTGATGCCAAGGCTGGTCGCGCGATCCGAATCCACCCCCATGAGAGCCTGCATCGCAAACTCGAGGCTCGCAGAGCGACTGAGCACGGACGACAGCATCTTCGCGCTCGAGTCGTCGTCGAGCACAGGCTCGCACGCATCGGCGGCCTCCAGAGCGACCGCGCGCGATACAAGGGCGCCCGCAAGAACACGCTCGACCTCCGGCGCCACGCCGCCGTCGCCAACCTCATCGAGCTGCAGGCCGCACTTGCCGCGTGA
- a CDS encoding VCBS repeat-containing protein, whose translation MRRCGTLAGLVALSAACVQPNPRFVVGTDTTAVVDDSSGSGGSSSSGEPGCAPDEICLSPERSIFVARGQVAFAVGDVDGDGREDVVAMVEGSAWVMDGAGAMVQAAQGGFQMDVAHLVDLDTDGDLDIVAAANGSRIGRFVSVGAGGFEEPEFWPVAAQATGVAGLDLDGDGRRDLAATTGDVLSLAFADAGGGFPSWSTRPAMGAGDLVGFDGHPQMQGTLAATTASGVTVFGYDGAAWTQVDAQAGTGPVALALGDVDGDGNMDIVVAGTSPPSITVLRGVEGEWAFSPMAALELDAAPTDVAVGDLDGDDVLDLVVTRGDAALTVQRGLGGGSFDAMSVGLDGAAVGVAVGDLDGNGRADVVLVRGNDELTVMSST comes from the coding sequence GTGCGCCGCTGTGGCACCCTCGCCGGTCTCGTCGCGCTGAGCGCGGCCTGCGTGCAGCCGAATCCGCGGTTCGTGGTCGGCACCGACACGACCGCGGTCGTCGACGACAGCAGCGGCAGCGGTGGCAGCAGCAGCAGCGGTGAACCCGGCTGCGCCCCCGATGAGATCTGTCTGTCGCCGGAGCGCTCGATCTTCGTGGCGCGCGGACAAGTCGCCTTCGCGGTCGGGGACGTCGACGGCGACGGCCGCGAGGACGTGGTGGCGATGGTCGAGGGCAGCGCGTGGGTGATGGACGGTGCGGGCGCGATGGTGCAGGCGGCGCAGGGCGGCTTCCAGATGGACGTGGCGCACCTGGTCGATCTCGACACCGACGGCGATCTCGACATCGTCGCGGCCGCCAACGGCAGCCGCATTGGACGCTTCGTCAGCGTCGGCGCCGGCGGCTTCGAGGAGCCCGAGTTCTGGCCGGTGGCGGCCCAGGCCACGGGCGTGGCGGGGCTCGATCTCGACGGGGACGGGCGCCGCGATCTCGCCGCGACGACGGGCGACGTCCTGTCGCTCGCCTTCGCGGACGCCGGTGGTGGCTTCCCGTCGTGGTCGACGCGACCGGCGATGGGCGCCGGCGATCTGGTCGGATTCGACGGCCACCCGCAGATGCAGGGCACCCTCGCCGCGACCACGGCGTCGGGCGTGACGGTGTTCGGCTACGACGGCGCCGCGTGGACGCAGGTGGACGCCCAGGCGGGCACGGGACCGGTCGCGCTGGCGCTCGGTGACGTCGACGGGGACGGCAACATGGACATCGTGGTCGCGGGGACGTCGCCGCCGTCGATCACCGTGCTGCGCGGGGTCGAGGGCGAGTGGGCCTTCTCGCCGATGGCCGCGCTCGAGCTCGACGCAGCACCGACCGACGTCGCGGTCGGCGATCTCGACGGTGATGACGTCCTCGATCTCGTGGTGACCCGTGGCGACGCGGCGCTCACCGTGCAGCGGGGGCTCGGGGGCGGCAGCTTCGATGCCATGTCGGTCGGGCTCGACGGCGCCGCCGTGGGTGTGGCCGTCGGCGACCTCGACGGCAACGGCCGCGCCGACGTCGTACTGGTGCGCGGCAACGACGAGCTCACGGTGATGTCCTCGACATGA
- a CDS encoding DUF4123 domain-containing protein: protein MSQNKRTINGIIRRALADARSSAPPARVYALVDPARDDRIAAELASPGQRSICLYGVDLPGTLVAVAPHLVWLSGNSRFGQLFASQGRGRAWGMLLASHAPAETIATHLASLTRARLPDGRTVLFRFYDPRVMRRYLPTCTPDELDRVFGPIEAFLIEEPGGAQQEYAREDRTLQRRDPRWELWLD from the coding sequence TTGTCGCAGAACAAGCGCACCATCAACGGCATCATCCGTCGCGCGCTCGCCGATGCACGCAGCTCGGCTCCGCCGGCGCGGGTCTACGCGCTGGTCGATCCGGCCCGCGACGATCGCATCGCCGCCGAGCTGGCGTCGCCGGGGCAACGATCGATCTGTCTGTACGGCGTCGATCTGCCGGGCACCTTGGTTGCGGTCGCGCCCCATCTCGTGTGGCTGTCGGGCAATTCGCGCTTCGGTCAGCTGTTCGCCTCGCAGGGTCGCGGGCGCGCGTGGGGCATGCTGCTCGCCAGCCACGCCCCGGCCGAGACCATCGCGACGCACCTCGCCAGCCTCACACGCGCACGGCTACCCGACGGTCGCACGGTGCTGTTCCGCTTCTACGACCCCCGCGTGATGCGGCGCTATCTGCCGACCTGCACCCCCGATGAGCTCGACCGCGTGTTCGGCCCCATCGAAGCGTTCTTGATCGAGGAGCCGGGCGGCGCACAGCAGGAGTACGCCCGCGAGGATCGCACGCTGCAACGACGCGATCCTCGCTGGGAGCTGTGGCTCGACTAG